A region from the Patescibacteria group bacterium genome encodes:
- the recJ gene encoding single-stranded-DNA-specific exonuclease RecJ, whose product MNKKWVVSKKVPEALINKFPEINPVILQLLYNRNIVEQNDIDEFLNPEYKHNLHDPYLFKDMKKATKRIWQAIENKEKIVVHGDYDADGVCSSVVLYDTLKNLGADVSVFLPHREREGYGMNVVTVQNFIDQGNNLIITTDCGITNHAEVELARKNGVDVIITDHHEAPVDLPRANAIINPNVKGETYPFKHLAGSGVAFKLASALITESLAKQEYTLPEGFEKWLLDMVAISTVTDIMPLLGENRVFVKYGLIVLEKTRRPGLKALIETIGNRKGKADTFTIGFQIGPRINAAGRMDHAILAFQLLTAETAEKSAELAEKLQMNNIERQKITVDYVQEAKIQIGDVGDEKKLLFAIGKDWPAGIIGLIAGKLADEFYRPTLILTEQDGKITGSGRSIREFNIVEALEKTQIHFERWGGHSQAGGFTLKSVASVEQFQIDFEKVVNDELHGKKLFPFLEVEADIRLKDIDWEFYGQLDSFQPFGEGNRNPYFLVRGAEVAGMQKVGSTGKHLKLMIRDDSGLVRKTIGFGFGDFFDTIEIGEKADIVFEVGVNEWNGNRELELKIIDIKVNNE is encoded by the coding sequence ATGAATAAAAAATGGGTGGTAAGTAAGAAGGTGCCGGAAGCACTGATTAACAAATTCCCGGAAATCAACCCGGTAATTTTACAGTTGTTGTATAACCGGAATATTGTCGAGCAGAATGATATTGATGAATTTTTGAATCCTGAATATAAACATAATCTTCATGACCCTTATTTATTTAAGGATATGAAGAAGGCAACCAAGCGAATATGGCAAGCGATTGAAAACAAAGAAAAGATAGTGGTGCACGGTGACTATGATGCGGACGGCGTCTGCAGTTCGGTAGTTCTATATGATACGCTGAAAAACCTGGGCGCGGATGTATCTGTATTTCTTCCACATCGTGAACGAGAAGGATACGGTATGAACGTTGTTACGGTGCAAAATTTCATTGATCAGGGGAATAATCTGATTATTACCACAGACTGCGGAATTACTAACCACGCGGAAGTTGAACTGGCGAGGAAAAACGGCGTCGATGTAATCATCACCGACCATCATGAAGCGCCGGTTGATTTGCCGAGGGCGAATGCGATCATCAACCCCAATGTTAAAGGAGAGACATATCCTTTTAAGCATCTGGCGGGATCCGGCGTTGCTTTTAAATTAGCGTCAGCATTAATAACTGAATCTCTGGCTAAACAGGAATATACACTGCCCGAAGGGTTTGAGAAGTGGCTTCTTGATATGGTGGCAATCAGCACAGTTACTGATATTATGCCTCTTCTTGGGGAGAATAGAGTATTTGTAAAATACGGATTGATTGTTCTGGAAAAAACCAGAAGACCCGGTTTGAAAGCATTAATAGAAACAATCGGGAATCGCAAAGGTAAAGCTGATACATTTACAATCGGATTCCAAATCGGGCCCAGGATCAACGCAGCTGGCAGGATGGATCATGCTATACTTGCTTTCCAGCTTCTTACGGCTGAGACGGCGGAAAAATCGGCAGAGCTGGCGGAAAAACTGCAAATGAATAATATTGAAAGACAGAAAATCACTGTTGATTATGTGCAGGAGGCAAAAATCCAAATCGGCGATGTAGGTGATGAAAAGAAATTATTATTTGCGATCGGAAAAGATTGGCCGGCGGGGATTATTGGTCTGATTGCAGGCAAACTCGCCGATGAGTTTTATCGTCCGACACTGATCCTGACGGAACAGGACGGGAAAATTACCGGATCCGGCAGGAGTATCCGGGAGTTTAATATTGTGGAGGCGCTGGAAAAAACGCAGATCCATTTTGAGCGCTGGGGTGGACATTCGCAGGCAGGAGGATTTACATTAAAAAGCGTCGCCAGTGTGGAACAATTCCAGATTGATTTTGAAAAAGTAGTGAACGATGAATTGCACGGTAAAAAACTTTTCCCGTTTTTGGAAGTGGAGGCGGATATCCGTCTGAAAGATATTGACTGGGAATTTTACGGCCAGCTGGATTCTTTTCAGCCATTTGGTGAAGGAAACCGCAATCCGTATTTTCTGGTGCGTGGCGCCGAGGTAGCGGGTATGCAGAAAGTCGGCAGTACCGGGAAGCACCTCAAGTTGATGATCAGAGATGATTCGGGACTGGTTCGGAAAACAATCGGTTTTGGTTTTGGTGATTTCTTTGATACTATAGAGATAGGTGAAAAAGCTGATATAGTCTTTGAAGTTGGGGTCAATGAATGGAACGGAAATCGGGAGTTGGAATTAAAAATTATTGATATAAAAGTAAATAATGAATAG
- a CDS encoding thiamine pyrophosphate-dependent enzyme, with protein sequence MKPEELNTPHDPTWCPACGNFGIWIALKKALTEMDLDPNKVAVSYGIGCSGNENNFVKTYAFHSLHGRALPAAAGIKFANDELTVLAIGGDGDAYGEGGNHFIHACKNNYDITYLVHDNQLYSLTTGQASPTSQKGMATTTTPAGIIEDPLNPISLALSANATFVARGFSGRADHLAGLIKLAIQHKGFSFIDILQNCVTFNKLNTFQYFNQRIYDMNKEGYEPKDRLEAHAKAMKWGERIPIGIFYQEEKPSYNSVVAQRIKGPLVKQVLGKTDLTPNFEKMV encoded by the coding sequence ATGAAACCAGAAGAACTAAACACTCCCCATGATCCAACTTGGTGCCCAGCCTGCGGAAATTTCGGTATCTGGATCGCTTTAAAAAAAGCATTAACCGAAATGGATCTTGATCCGAATAAAGTAGCGGTCAGCTATGGTATCGGCTGTTCTGGCAATGAAAATAATTTTGTGAAAACTTATGCTTTCCATAGCCTGCATGGCAGGGCTCTACCTGCTGCGGCCGGAATAAAATTTGCCAACGATGAATTAACAGTGCTGGCGATCGGCGGCGATGGAGATGCATACGGAGAAGGAGGCAATCATTTTATTCATGCCTGCAAAAATAATTACGACATTACCTATTTGGTTCATGATAACCAGCTGTACAGTCTGACAACCGGACAAGCGTCTCCGACGTCACAGAAGGGGATGGCTACTACAACAACTCCGGCAGGGATAATTGAAGACCCGCTAAACCCGATCTCGCTGGCGCTTTCTGCCAATGCTACGTTTGTGGCAAGAGGTTTTTCCGGCAGAGCGGATCATTTGGCTGGGCTAATCAAGCTAGCGATTCAGCATAAGGGTTTTTCCTTTATTGATATCCTGCAGAACTGCGTTACTTTCAACAAGTTGAATACGTTCCAGTATTTCAATCAGCGGATTTATGATATGAATAAGGAGGGTTACGAACCAAAAGACAGACTAGAGGCGCATGCCAAGGCGATGAAATGGGGGGAGCGGATTCCGATCGGAATATTTTATCAGGAGGAAAAGCCTTCCTATAATTCCGTAGTAGCTCAAAGAATTAAAGGTCCGCTGGTCAAACAGGTTTTGGGCAAAACAGATCTTACACCGAATTTTGAAAAAATGGTGTAA
- a CDS encoding 2-oxoacid:acceptor oxidoreductase subunit alpha: MSIKPTVNDLNWKIAGEAGYGIKSIGLMFSKICARGGLHIFDYSEYPSLIRGGHNTYQVNVGSDEKYSPKIAVNLLVALDQLTIDLHKDELEEGGGLIYDNEDKKIDVSAIDAKKYNLFPIPLAKLAETAGGKKVMRNSVSLGASVAIIGYDFGLLKEMIHNEFLRKGDEVVDLNIKIAEAGFNYVKDNFDVKKFPFKLKPIESPKQMVLTANEAIGMGAVAGGCKFMSAYPMTPFTTILHYLTANAEKHNILVKQTEDEISAITMALGASYAGVRAMTGTSGGGFSLMVEALGLAGITETPIVIAEVMRPGPATGLPTWTEQADLQFLIHASQGEFPRIIIAPGDVREAFYATHHAFNLAEKYQMPVFILSDKFMSESNKSEEFFETDKLEIERGALISDAELKKIKEFKRYEFTETGISPRSVPGQPGGMHNANSDEHDEFGYSSEDAVNRVRMVEKRALKLIEAEKELPDPLLYGQKNADVTLIAWGSTKGPIIEAMKLCEQDNLKVNFLHIAYIFPFPSEKVKEIIKSAKNIVLVENNSTAQLGSLIREFTGEEIENKLLKYSGRQFYPNEIHGYISDILKN; encoded by the coding sequence ATGAGTATTAAACCAACTGTCAACGATCTGAACTGGAAAATAGCAGGCGAGGCAGGTTATGGCATTAAGTCAATTGGACTGATGTTTTCTAAAATTTGCGCCAGGGGAGGACTGCACATTTTTGACTATTCGGAATATCCGTCGCTGATCCGTGGCGGGCATAATACATATCAGGTCAATGTCGGCAGTGATGAAAAATATTCTCCTAAAATTGCCGTAAATCTACTGGTGGCCTTAGACCAGCTGACAATTGATTTACATAAAGACGAGCTGGAAGAAGGCGGCGGATTAATCTATGATAATGAAGACAAAAAAATTGATGTAAGTGCAATTGATGCGAAAAAGTATAATCTCTTTCCTATCCCGTTAGCTAAGCTGGCCGAAACAGCCGGGGGTAAGAAAGTAATGCGTAATTCTGTCTCCCTGGGCGCTTCGGTTGCCATAATCGGCTATGACTTCGGTTTGTTAAAAGAGATGATCCATAATGAATTCCTGAGAAAGGGTGACGAGGTAGTAGATTTGAATATTAAAATTGCCGAAGCGGGATTCAATTATGTAAAAGATAATTTTGATGTTAAGAAATTTCCATTTAAGCTGAAACCAATTGAAAGTCCGAAACAAATGGTACTGACCGCTAATGAAGCTATTGGTATGGGGGCTGTTGCGGGCGGATGTAAATTTATGTCCGCTTATCCCATGACCCCTTTCACAACCATTCTGCATTATCTTACAGCCAATGCTGAAAAACATAATATTTTGGTTAAACAAACGGAAGATGAAATATCGGCCATCACTATGGCACTGGGCGCAAGCTACGCGGGTGTAAGAGCTATGACCGGTACTTCGGGCGGCGGTTTTTCTCTAATGGTGGAAGCTTTGGGTCTTGCCGGTATTACTGAAACTCCGATTGTTATAGCTGAAGTGATGCGACCGGGTCCGGCCACCGGACTGCCGACGTGGACGGAACAAGCCGATCTGCAATTTTTAATCCATGCTTCTCAAGGCGAATTCCCGAGAATAATAATCGCACCAGGTGACGTGCGAGAGGCGTTTTATGCCACACACCATGCTTTTAATCTGGCGGAAAAGTATCAGATGCCGGTATTTATTCTTTCTGATAAATTTATGTCGGAAAGTAATAAATCGGAAGAATTTTTCGAGACCGACAAACTGGAGATTGAACGCGGCGCTTTAATTTCCGATGCGGAACTGAAAAAGATTAAGGAGTTTAAAAGATATGAATTTACGGAGACCGGAATTTCACCAAGAAGCGTACCGGGACAGCCGGGTGGCATGCACAATGCTAATTCGGACGAACATGATGAATTTGGTTATTCTTCCGAGGATGCAGTGAACAGAGTCCGGATGGTGGAAAAAAGAGCGTTAAAACTTATCGAGGCGGAAAAAGAATTGCCGGATCCGTTATTGTACGGCCAGAAAAATGCCGATGTAACATTAATCGCCTGGGGATCAACTAAAGGACCGATTATAGAGGCGATGAAATTATGCGAACAGGATAATCTGAAAGTAAATTTCCTGCACATAGCATATATTTTCCCTTTTCCGAGTGAGAAAGTAAAAGAAATAATAAAAAGTGCAAAGAATATTGTTCTGGTTGAAAATAATTCTACGGCACAGCTGGGTTCTTTAATTCGTGAGTTTACCGGTGAAGAAATTGAAAACAAGCTGTTGAAATACAGCGGTAGACAGTTTTACCCCAACGAAATTCATGGTTATATTAGTGACATTTTGAAAAACTAG
- a CDS encoding NUDIX domain-containing protein, whose amino-acid sequence MQKKRTENAVGIILFNTENKVLVVFKKWIQKWEFPQGKIERGEEKLDTLKREMKEETGIDNFKIIKNFRTKTHYRFIRDEYLVNKTVDYYLGLADKEVRLSSEHEKYCWCTYEEAQKLLVHKNHMDVLNKAISRLKKPLKFIN is encoded by the coding sequence ATGCAAAAAAAGAGAACTGAAAACGCGGTAGGAATAATTCTGTTTAATACGGAAAATAAAGTTCTGGTTGTTTTTAAAAAATGGATTCAGAAGTGGGAATTCCCGCAGGGGAAAATAGAGAGGGGTGAAGAGAAACTTGATACTTTGAAAAGGGAAATGAAAGAGGAGACGGGTATTGATAATTTTAAAATCATCAAAAATTTTAGAACTAAAACTCATTATCGTTTCATTCGTGATGAGTATCTGGTAAATAAAACTGTAGATTACTATTTAGGGCTAGCAGATAAAGAAGTGCGTCTTTCCTCGGAGCACGAAAAGTATTGCTGGTGCACATATGAGGAAGCGCAAAAATTACTGGTGCACAAAAATCATATGGATGTATTAAATAAAGCGATAAGTCGACTAAAAAAACCGTTAAAATTTATTAATTAA
- the pduL gene encoding phosphate propanoyltransferase — translation MKTIIAEISARHIHLSQKDVDKLFGKNYALKKLKELSQPHQFATLETLSIIGKRNSFSKVRIIGPIRSKTQVELSVTDCYYLGIKPSVQISGQVKNSSRVIIKGPRGQVTAPAIVAMRHLHLSERQAKAWNYKHGKKISVLIKGDRSVILNNVVVRIGDYDTRLQLDTDEGNAVGLVNNQKVYIYE, via the coding sequence ATGAAAACAATTATCGCCGAAATATCAGCGCGCCATATTCACCTGAGCCAAAAAGATGTAGACAAACTTTTTGGTAAAAACTATGCACTAAAGAAGCTAAAAGAATTATCTCAACCACATCAATTTGCAACATTAGAAACATTATCAATTATTGGGAAACGTAATAGTTTTTCAAAAGTAAGAATCATTGGTCCGATTAGGTCCAAAACTCAAGTTGAGCTGTCAGTTACTGATTGCTATTATTTAGGGATTAAACCGTCTGTACAGATTTCCGGACAGGTAAAAAATTCCAGCAGGGTAATTATAAAAGGTCCGCGCGGACAAGTAACGGCCCCTGCTATTGTTGCAATGCGCCATTTGCACTTGTCGGAACGACAGGCGAAAGCGTGGAATTATAAACATGGAAAAAAGATTTCTGTATTAATCAAGGGTGATCGTTCCGTAATACTGAATAACGTTGTTGTCCGAATCGGAGATTATGACACCCGACTTCAGTTGGATACGGATGAGGGAAACGCAGTTGGCCTAGTAAATAACCAGAAGGTTTACATATATGAATAA
- a CDS encoding carbohydrate kinase family protein, whose product MNRKIYDVISLGGATRDITFYTDEGQVIDTPEDLTRQKLIGFEYGAKMISDKVHFGLGGGGCNTSVSFARLGLNNACWITVGNDREGDSIIKDLKNEGVDTKYVQRNSGLSTGFSFITIAEKSKDHVAFLYRGSNNASIFPKNAAKILKTEWLYVSSLTGKTWLNNAKSIVKFIKESGTKLGWNPGETQLKAGKKKLSPVLKVTDILFINKDEAIELVLSAGLIPKQINNARALSKIIQAWGPKIVVITDGRKGAYVYDGKNSYFSKVIDRKVIDTTGAGDCFGSSFVAGMIHFNGNIKKAVYLCMLNTASLVQKTGAQNGLIYWKDVKNKFKK is encoded by the coding sequence ATGAATAGAAAGATTTACGACGTAATTTCACTGGGTGGGGCTACACGTGATATCACTTTTTATACTGATGAAGGTCAGGTAATTGATACTCCTGAAGATCTGACCCGACAGAAACTGATCGGGTTTGAATACGGTGCTAAGATGATCAGTGATAAAGTACACTTCGGTTTGGGCGGTGGCGGATGCAATACATCTGTCTCTTTTGCCAGACTCGGTCTCAATAATGCGTGCTGGATTACGGTCGGAAATGACCGCGAGGGAGATTCGATTATTAAAGACTTAAAAAACGAGGGTGTTGATACTAAATACGTTCAGCGCAACAGCGGACTTTCTACCGGCTTTTCATTTATCACAATTGCGGAAAAATCAAAAGATCATGTTGCCTTTTTATATCGCGGATCCAATAACGCGTCCATTTTCCCGAAGAATGCAGCTAAAATATTAAAAACAGAGTGGCTATATGTTTCTTCATTAACCGGTAAAACATGGTTAAATAATGCCAAATCAATTGTAAAATTTATCAAAGAAAGTGGAACTAAGCTCGGTTGGAACCCCGGTGAAACACAATTAAAGGCTGGAAAGAAAAAACTTTCTCCGGTGCTGAAGGTTACTGATATACTGTTTATCAATAAAGATGAAGCGATTGAACTGGTTCTATCGGCAGGGCTGATACCAAAGCAGATTAATAATGCCCGTGCTTTATCAAAAATTATTCAGGCGTGGGGACCGAAGATTGTTGTGATAACAGACGGCAGAAAAGGTGCCTATGTTTATGACGGAAAAAATTCTTATTTTTCAAAAGTTATTGACAGAAAAGTTATCGACACAACCGGAGCGGGGGACTGTTTCGGCTCATCGTTTGTCGCGGGTATGATACATTTCAATGGCAATATCAAAAAAGCTGTTTATTTATGTATGTTAAATACCGCGTCATTAGTGCAGAAGACCGGCGCTCAGAACGGCTTGATTTATTGGAAAGATGTAAAAAATAAATTTAAGAAATAA